A window from Chitinophaga filiformis encodes these proteins:
- a CDS encoding TIGR02452 family protein, giving the protein MNKSARVAIAYETLDILAAGQYRNKRQELVDISKDLRHAVENTIHYKPEDFEKVFIARDARLKDIPAGNCRIEVTDESTFAAARRLVVSEGEESVCCLNFASAKNPGGGFLGGAQAQEESLARASGLYPTLKQHAEMYETNRAYRSLLYTEHMIYSPSVPVFRDDNDQLTDNHYLVSIITSPAVNRGALMTNEPDSLPKIESVMLNRIENVLSVAVANQQSSLILGAWGCGVFRNRTEDVAAWFAHHLLKNETFKHAFKHIVFAIYDSSKKKNTADAFKEQFGHFNPIG; this is encoded by the coding sequence ATGAACAAAAGTGCAAGAGTGGCTATTGCCTATGAAACACTGGACATCCTGGCCGCAGGACAGTACCGGAACAAGCGACAGGAATTGGTGGATATCAGTAAGGACCTCAGACACGCTGTAGAAAATACTATTCACTACAAACCCGAAGACTTTGAAAAAGTGTTCATCGCAAGGGACGCCCGGTTGAAAGATATTCCTGCCGGCAACTGCCGCATTGAAGTAACTGATGAAAGCACTTTTGCTGCTGCGCGCAGACTGGTGGTAAGTGAAGGAGAAGAAAGTGTATGCTGCCTCAATTTCGCCTCTGCCAAAAACCCCGGCGGCGGCTTCCTCGGAGGTGCCCAGGCCCAGGAAGAAAGCCTGGCAAGGGCCAGCGGGCTCTATCCCACGCTGAAGCAACATGCTGAAATGTATGAAACGAACAGGGCATACAGAAGCCTCCTGTACACCGAGCATATGATATACTCGCCTTCAGTACCCGTTTTCAGAGATGATAACGATCAGCTGACGGACAACCACTACCTGGTTTCCATCATCACATCTCCTGCTGTGAACAGAGGAGCGCTGATGACCAACGAACCTGACAGCCTGCCAAAAATTGAAAGCGTGATGCTCAACAGGATAGAAAATGTCTTGTCAGTGGCTGTAGCCAATCAACAGAGCTCGCTGATACTCGGCGCCTGGGGCTGTGGCGTATTCAGGAACCGTACAGAAGACGTAGCTGCCTGGTTTGCACATCATCTGCTGAAGAACGAGACCTTCAAACATGCATTTAAACACATCGTTTTCGCTATCTATGATTCTTCAAAAAAGAAGAACACAGCTGATGCATTCAAAGAACAGTTCGGCCATTTCAATCCCATTGGTTAA
- a CDS encoding metallophosphoesterase — MSRTFVVGDIHGCYDELIRLTARIGLKEDDLLISVGDIIDRGGKSKEVYHYFRNRPNSIVIAGNHERKHQYGVLSYAQEIVKLQFGEEYAAFLDWCAGLAYYHETEDAVIVHAAFEHDCALEAQREDVLSGSTAGDRYLEKKYGTSAEWVNKYQGIKPVIYGHHVAGDMPEVRNNTYGIDTGACHGGYLTAIELPGFIVHQVKAEKDHWKEEQASWQIPVLRAKDWENMSFDSIRKQLDKLAYIEVPEVKAFLADIESRASGLTALYPVIMDALAVLVAQLESAHGADFSKVATQYMFKAYLFKSKANNLKIEDMQKSLNTPGKVMELARTLGVTVVPVRND, encoded by the coding sequence ATGAGCCGCACATTCGTTGTTGGAGATATCCATGGCTGTTATGATGAGTTAATCCGTTTAACCGCCCGTATCGGGCTAAAAGAGGACGATCTGCTTATTTCTGTTGGTGATATCATTGACCGCGGCGGAAAGTCGAAAGAAGTGTATCATTATTTCAGGAACCGGCCTAATAGCATTGTAATTGCGGGCAATCATGAACGCAAACATCAGTATGGCGTCTTGAGTTATGCGCAGGAGATCGTAAAACTGCAATTTGGCGAAGAGTATGCTGCGTTCCTGGATTGGTGTGCTGGTCTTGCTTATTATCATGAAACAGAGGATGCTGTTATTGTACATGCTGCTTTTGAACATGACTGTGCATTGGAGGCGCAAAGAGAGGATGTATTGTCCGGATCGACTGCGGGCGACAGATACCTGGAAAAGAAATATGGAACATCTGCAGAATGGGTAAATAAATACCAGGGAATAAAGCCGGTTATTTATGGTCATCATGTGGCCGGCGATATGCCGGAAGTGAGGAACAATACATATGGCATTGATACCGGGGCTTGTCATGGCGGATATCTCACGGCGATTGAGCTGCCTGGTTTCATTGTGCACCAGGTGAAGGCTGAAAAAGATCACTGGAAAGAAGAACAGGCCAGTTGGCAGATACCCGTATTGCGGGCGAAGGATTGGGAGAATATGTCTTTTGACTCTATCAGAAAGCAGCTGGATAAACTGGCTTACATTGAAGTGCCGGAGGTAAAGGCTTTCCTGGCGGATATTGAAAGCCGGGCATCCGGGCTTACGGCATTATATCCCGTCATCATGGATGCGCTGGCTGTTTTGGTGGCGCAGCTGGAGTCAGCACATGGGGCAGACTTTTCTAAAGTTGCTACTCAGTACATGTTCAAGGCATACCTGTTTAAGAGTAAGGCAAATAATCTGAAGATAGAAGATATGCAAAAGAGTCTTAATACGCCTGGCAAAGTGATGGAACTTGCAAGGACATTGGGAGTGACAGTTGTTCCTGTAAGAAATGATTAA
- a CDS encoding alpha-keto acid decarboxylase family protein — protein MQNTTFTVADYLLTRLKQLNVTEVFQIPGDYVKHFTQALEHFDGVKAIGCINELDAAYAADAYGRTRGLGAVSLQYGVSTFIALNSIGGAYVERSPVVVISATPGSDARQITKMYDVLYHHSTGNLAADQEVYDQVTVASETLSTSAGAAEKIDNLLIAALTHKRPVFIECYKEVWGEPCPPPSDTILQPIIPQSDPLALENAVSAAWAQIAQARNPLIFAGVEVLRHGLSPLLQELIDASGFLYTTTSLGKTVLDEGGDKFIGTYSDQASIQHVLDLVSAADCFLTLGTIMTDDYLWFIENKYADMVLATTESIRVGYFTYENVTMRDFMEALTTRFKAQGKPYPLEVKAPPQPPYPEPWLSNSDPRWNDQPQVITYNRFFQHAMKFLNDSNMLKDIVWTFGISSAMYVATNAYGLPQNSFLASAAWQIIGYETGAASGAQLGSGKRVWTVAGDGGFMMVCQSLSTLARNKLNAVIFVMSNGVYAIEQVYVNMDAFEPGPEHKFDTFDILPKWDYLALAQAFGAKGYRVTTIDELVKALGDINKLTDVPALVEVVIPEKDLPQQMRRLGLE, from the coding sequence ATGCAAAACACCACCTTTACCGTTGCGGATTATCTTTTAACCCGGTTAAAACAATTGAATGTAACCGAGGTATTCCAGATACCCGGCGACTATGTTAAACACTTTACCCAGGCATTGGAGCATTTTGATGGCGTTAAGGCCATTGGTTGTATCAATGAGCTGGATGCTGCCTATGCTGCCGATGCATATGGCAGGACCAGGGGACTTGGCGCCGTGTCCCTGCAATACGGTGTAAGTACATTTATAGCATTGAACTCCATTGGCGGCGCTTATGTAGAGCGTAGTCCCGTTGTTGTTATCTCGGCAACGCCGGGATCAGATGCACGCCAGATCACAAAGATGTATGATGTATTATACCATCATTCTACGGGCAACCTGGCGGCAGACCAGGAAGTGTATGACCAGGTAACAGTAGCCAGTGAAACGCTTAGTACCTCTGCCGGCGCTGCTGAAAAGATAGACAATCTCCTGATTGCGGCGTTGACCCACAAAAGACCGGTATTCATCGAGTGTTATAAGGAAGTATGGGGTGAACCCTGTCCACCGCCATCAGACACTATATTGCAACCCATTATTCCCCAAAGCGATCCTCTTGCCCTGGAGAATGCCGTTAGCGCTGCCTGGGCGCAGATCGCCCAGGCCAGGAATCCACTGATCTTTGCAGGAGTGGAAGTGTTGCGTCATGGTTTGTCGCCGCTTTTACAGGAACTGATCGATGCAAGCGGTTTCCTGTACACGACCACCAGCCTGGGTAAAACAGTGCTGGATGAAGGCGGGGATAAATTCATCGGCACTTATTCCGACCAGGCGTCTATTCAGCATGTGCTGGATCTCGTATCGGCGGCAGATTGTTTCCTGACGTTGGGTACTATCATGACTGACGATTATCTCTGGTTTATCGAGAACAAATATGCTGATATGGTATTAGCCACAACGGAGTCGATCAGGGTTGGATATTTCACCTATGAGAACGTGACCATGCGCGATTTCATGGAGGCGCTGACAACCCGTTTTAAAGCCCAGGGGAAGCCTTACCCGCTGGAGGTAAAAGCGCCGCCACAACCTCCCTATCCGGAGCCCTGGTTGTCTAATTCCGATCCCCGTTGGAATGATCAGCCCCAGGTGATCACCTACAACCGTTTCTTCCAGCATGCCATGAAGTTCCTGAATGACAGTAATATGCTGAAGGATATCGTCTGGACTTTCGGTATCAGCTCTGCCATGTATGTGGCTACAAATGCCTATGGGCTGCCGCAGAACAGCTTCCTGGCGTCAGCAGCCTGGCAGATCATCGGGTATGAAACAGGGGCAGCATCAGGGGCGCAGCTTGGCAGCGGAAAGCGGGTATGGACGGTAGCAGGGGATGGTGGTTTTATGATGGTTTGCCAGTCCTTGTCGACACTGGCGAGGAACAAACTCAATGCAGTGATCTTTGTCATGAGTAACGGCGTATATGCCATTGAGCAGGTGTATGTGAATATGGACGCCTTTGAACCCGGCCCGGAACACAAATTTGATACATTCGATATCCTGCCTAAGTGGGACTACCTGGCACTGGCACAGGCCTTCGGCGCGAAAGGATATCGTGTCACTACCATTGACGAACTGGTGAAGGCATTGGGCGATATCAACAAACTGACAGATGTACCTGCGCTGGTGGAAGTCGTGATCCCTGAAAAAGATCTTCCGCAGCAGATGCGACGCCTTGGTCTCGAATAA
- a CDS encoding T9SS type A sorting domain-containing protein yields MKKILTRKAMLMALCGMLTTFAASAQGWVADATGQRLYAVNDSLKFGSLFVGIGTNVPSAQLHTTGTVRFAGITQNNTFSRLLVQDTSGRLFWRDVASVGGGAGWLLTGNAGTNPASNFLGTLDTARLVFRTNNTEKATILSNGNVGIGVSQAAKLLHVHNSNPNVEDNNVFLSGRAPSLYFNLNPVQPTAPPFNSPYARIGLSTRLGTFVNTSQVGDFVIHAITAGGSLVFGVGVDASGTNGVERARLNSNGNLGINTLNPSAKLHVNGNVRFQNLPSGTGRVLVVDDSGYVYRSNTSSARAAETAGSGEDVAALQQEVNALKQTLAEVQAQLAAIKSGSLQVAANTSGESYVLGNAPNPFNGSTTIKYAYPRSASKAYLTVSDLSGKQIRRFDLKGNSGNSVTLTLDGVNAGTYIYSLEVDGRVIESKKMVYTK; encoded by the coding sequence ATGAAGAAGATCCTTACGAGGAAAGCCATGCTTATGGCCCTATGTGGCATGTTAACCACTTTTGCAGCCTCCGCCCAGGGCTGGGTAGCAGATGCTACCGGACAGCGACTGTACGCTGTAAATGATTCCCTGAAATTTGGTAGCCTGTTTGTTGGCATAGGCACCAATGTTCCTTCTGCCCAACTGCATACAACCGGAACGGTGCGTTTCGCAGGTATTACGCAGAACAATACATTCAGCCGCCTGTTGGTACAAGATACCAGTGGCCGTTTATTCTGGAGAGATGTTGCCTCTGTAGGCGGTGGCGCCGGGTGGTTATTAACCGGTAATGCGGGAACAAATCCGGCATCTAATTTTCTTGGAACATTGGATACTGCCAGATTGGTATTCAGAACCAACAACACAGAAAAAGCCACTATTCTGTCCAACGGTAATGTGGGTATCGGTGTAAGTCAGGCAGCTAAATTGCTGCATGTGCACAACAGCAACCCAAATGTCGAGGATAACAATGTGTTCCTTTCCGGCCGTGCTCCTTCTCTTTATTTTAACCTGAATCCTGTTCAACCGACGGCTCCGCCTTTTAACAGTCCTTATGCCAGGATAGGATTATCGACAAGATTAGGCACTTTTGTTAACACCAGCCAGGTGGGCGATTTTGTTATTCATGCCATTACCGCCGGCGGAAGCCTGGTATTTGGCGTAGGAGTGGATGCTTCAGGTACTAACGGCGTAGAGCGTGCCCGTTTGAACAGCAATGGTAATTTGGGTATCAATACCCTTAATCCCTCAGCAAAATTGCATGTAAACGGTAATGTGCGTTTCCAGAACCTGCCTTCCGGTACTGGCAGAGTACTGGTAGTAGATGACAGCGGGTATGTATACAGAAGTAATACCAGCAGTGCACGTGCTGCGGAAACTGCTGGTTCAGGTGAAGATGTAGCAGCCCTGCAACAGGAAGTGAATGCTTTAAAACAGACACTGGCAGAAGTACAGGCCCAGTTAGCCGCCATTAAAAGCGGCAGTCTGCAGGTAGCTGCAAATACTTCGGGTGAGTCTTATGTTCTTGGTAATGCGCCTAACCCCTTCAATGGCAGCACAACTATTAAGTATGCTTATCCACGCTCAGCTTCAAAAGCATATCTGACGGTGTCCGACCTGAGCGGTAAACAGATCAGACGTTTTGACCTGAAAGGTAATAGCGGTAACAGTGTTACTTTGACATTGGATGGCGTTAATGCCGGTACTTATATTTATAGCCTGGAAGTAGATGGAAGGGTTATAGAAAGCAAGAAAATGGTATATACTAAATAA
- a CDS encoding DUF695 domain-containing protein, translating into MNSHIRLILSIILLSLLSPSLLAQQANFDAYKAQYDQGAGNTVFNKGLKQTAPVSGFSFVLITGVKFKDCDKGVPTEKEQANLDRVSDSVYANVTRHVKNIMAGTFTYQCERLEYYYIVDTTNIRERLATLFQKYFSAYEANINIKPDKDWDAYLKFLYPNAETLEYMQNEKILLALEKQGDKLEKARRVKHRINFTTEKDMDCFISYATQQGFKAETKGKDTKSELFKLHISRTDKVDLPSISTITTELRKEAKQCNGIYDGWETTVVK; encoded by the coding sequence ATGAATAGCCATATCCGCCTTATACTATCCATTATTCTACTATCCCTGCTCTCTCCCTCCCTCCTCGCCCAGCAGGCAAATTTTGACGCCTATAAAGCCCAATACGACCAGGGAGCCGGCAACACCGTCTTCAACAAAGGACTCAAACAAACGGCACCTGTCAGCGGCTTTTCATTTGTGCTTATAACAGGGGTGAAATTCAAAGATTGCGATAAAGGCGTGCCTACAGAAAAAGAGCAGGCTAACCTGGACAGGGTATCCGACTCCGTCTATGCCAATGTCACCAGGCATGTAAAGAATATCATGGCTGGGACATTCACTTATCAGTGCGAACGGCTGGAATATTACTATATCGTGGATACAACAAACATAAGGGAACGTCTGGCAACGCTTTTTCAAAAATATTTCAGTGCTTACGAAGCTAATATCAACATCAAACCTGATAAAGACTGGGACGCCTACCTGAAGTTCTTATATCCCAATGCAGAAACGCTGGAATACATGCAGAATGAGAAAATACTATTGGCACTGGAAAAGCAGGGTGATAAGCTGGAAAAAGCAAGACGCGTTAAGCACCGGATAAACTTCACTACGGAAAAGGACATGGATTGCTTTATTTCATATGCCACGCAACAGGGTTTCAAAGCAGAAACAAAAGGGAAAGACACCAAAAGTGAACTGTTCAAACTCCATATTTCCCGAACAGATAAAGTGGACCTGCCATCCATCAGCACCATCACTACTGAATTGAGAAAAGAAGCAAAACAATGTAACGGCATATATGATGGCTGGGAAACGACAGTAGTAAAATAA
- a CDS encoding M12 family metallopeptidase, whose translation MKRTLVALSLAVFTAMAACDTKPKPTVPPAPRSEEDSITALFKKPGDSVPPTARWCTEMFPSQAADSFTIEKMQAGVLTAYKWKWQLGQPKRITVRFNDGIPAIQDRIKTIAAKWEPFVGAKFVYVPSSQEADIKISFQQRGASWSRIGTDSKGHSPSMNFGWLEEETVDSLFEQVVLHEFGHAIGLVHEHQLPNGNPIKWNVDSVYAYYLNYPNYWTVQCVKDNIFFRYQRNQLNAGMFDPTSIMMYEIPARFTTNGYSTPINVRLSPEDKRLVSDVYRR comes from the coding sequence ATGAAACGAACATTAGTGGCATTATCCCTGGCCGTATTTACTGCGATGGCGGCCTGTGACACTAAGCCAAAACCTACTGTACCCCCAGCGCCCCGATCTGAAGAAGATTCCATTACCGCTCTTTTTAAAAAGCCCGGCGATTCTGTGCCTCCGACGGCGCGATGGTGTACTGAAATGTTTCCCAGTCAGGCCGCCGACAGCTTCACTATCGAGAAAATGCAGGCCGGCGTGCTGACAGCTTATAAATGGAAATGGCAGCTAGGTCAGCCCAAACGAATAACGGTACGGTTCAACGATGGGATACCGGCTATCCAGGACCGCATAAAAACCATTGCTGCAAAATGGGAGCCTTTTGTCGGTGCCAAGTTTGTTTACGTGCCATCGTCTCAGGAAGCTGATATTAAAATTTCCTTTCAGCAGCGAGGTGCATCCTGGTCGCGTATTGGCACTGATTCAAAAGGGCATAGTCCTTCAATGAATTTTGGCTGGCTGGAAGAAGAGACTGTAGACTCGCTATTTGAACAGGTGGTTCTCCATGAGTTTGGACACGCAATTGGCCTGGTTCATGAGCACCAGCTACCCAATGGCAACCCAATCAAGTGGAATGTCGATTCAGTATATGCCTACTACCTTAACTATCCAAATTACTGGACCGTGCAGTGTGTCAAAGACAATATATTTTTTCGGTATCAACGCAATCAGCTAAACGCCGGCATGTTCGATCCCACTTCCATCATGATGTATGAAATACCGGCACGATTTACTACCAACGGTTATTCGACACCAATTAACGTACGACTCTCCCCAGAAGATAAACGCCTTGTTTCAGATGTTTACCGGCGCTAA
- a CDS encoding DUF6367 family protein: MYFNFTEGSYNLSLFSVYVDTDFSFAELKDQPPDVLAAFYHEYFHFLQDVTSPFTINVMWQLYGSTAELIHYAQTHGNVIRLPLGDVPELKHLERQKRFIDLIFGSQYCGFDNEPATAPYAVVKVNVASRADFSDIPESEKVMFVELAIKDATGQQSEYSFGALAVIETMTYLIQKKFFGESPVPEVPYMIAVRVAAFICPGIGRNEEYVFAVCDLALKTPYPGWMFVFLLTELNRVMPDPTSAAAIYERCLPILEEMWHYQESFTHYKQKVLYCLGQIQGHAAFKENLNWITTLIERGYQRRLGEPMMMLLIYQQQTPFNEYLLGFRNDLGMPEIINNLRNRWFHLPDSIQDAGDLIDPTILGAAMQLHATLLEGDTCCALQPQCAKSHRPMPVDADCSTAPWKKASLHPSCAFGALWASFDLHNFTIEQDEWILDEMEMITDTTTVNKLWIKGYPNNQWVNAPFGKYIVRVDPAGPAGQVHIHIAHPEHRKSKKEQVSWNIDGTRHDAGSFNENFVGMKQAKKIAREVLQIPDNVVLQYKTRLAYTNMMLNEHEFPLEIIACKIIPLTKEE, from the coding sequence ATGTATTTTAATTTTACAGAGGGCTCTTACAACCTTTCCCTGTTTAGTGTTTACGTTGATACCGATTTCTCATTTGCTGAATTGAAAGATCAGCCGCCTGATGTACTGGCTGCATTTTACCATGAATACTTTCATTTTCTCCAGGATGTGACTTCTCCTTTTACTATTAATGTCATGTGGCAGCTTTATGGCAGTACTGCTGAATTGATCCATTATGCCCAGACGCATGGAAATGTAATTCGGCTTCCACTGGGGGATGTACCTGAACTAAAACACCTGGAACGCCAAAAAAGGTTTATCGATTTGATTTTCGGTAGCCAGTATTGCGGATTTGACAATGAGCCAGCCACTGCTCCTTATGCTGTTGTTAAGGTGAATGTTGCGTCAAGAGCCGACTTTTCAGATATCCCGGAGAGCGAAAAGGTGATGTTTGTGGAACTAGCCATAAAAGACGCCACCGGTCAGCAATCTGAATATAGTTTTGGCGCCCTGGCGGTTATTGAAACAATGACCTATCTTATTCAGAAAAAGTTTTTCGGAGAGAGCCCTGTACCGGAGGTGCCTTATATGATCGCGGTAAGGGTTGCGGCATTTATTTGTCCGGGCATCGGCCGTAATGAAGAGTATGTGTTTGCAGTTTGTGATCTTGCTTTAAAAACACCCTATCCTGGTTGGATGTTTGTTTTTTTGCTGACAGAGCTGAATAGGGTGATGCCGGATCCGACGTCAGCTGCGGCTATCTATGAACGCTGCCTGCCCATTTTAGAAGAAATGTGGCATTATCAGGAAAGTTTCACGCATTATAAGCAAAAGGTACTGTATTGCCTGGGACAGATACAGGGACACGCTGCTTTTAAAGAGAACCTGAACTGGATCACCACCTTAATTGAACGGGGCTATCAGAGAAGGTTAGGCGAGCCGATGATGATGTTGCTGATTTATCAGCAGCAAACTCCTTTTAACGAGTATCTGCTTGGCTTCAGAAATGATCTGGGCATGCCTGAAATTATCAACAATCTCCGGAATCGGTGGTTCCATCTACCTGATTCAATACAAGATGCGGGAGACCTTATAGATCCTACAATTTTAGGTGCTGCTATGCAGCTGCACGCCACACTCCTGGAGGGAGATACCTGTTGCGCGCTGCAGCCCCAGTGTGCAAAATCCCATCGTCCGATGCCGGTAGACGCGGACTGTTCAACCGCCCCCTGGAAAAAGGCCAGTCTTCATCCCTCCTGTGCTTTTGGTGCCCTCTGGGCATCGTTTGATCTCCATAATTTTACCATTGAGCAGGATGAATGGATTTTGGATGAGATGGAAATGATTACAGATACTACAACGGTCAATAAACTCTGGATTAAAGGTTATCCTAATAACCAGTGGGTTAACGCCCCCTTCGGTAAATATATTGTAAGGGTAGATCCTGCGGGGCCGGCAGGGCAGGTGCATATTCATATCGCCCATCCCGAGCACCGGAAATCAAAAAAAGAACAGGTTTCCTGGAACATTGACGGCACCCGCCATGATGCGGGTTCCTTTAATGAGAATTTTGTTGGGATGAAGCAGGCCAAAAAGATCGCAAGAGAGGTATTGCAGATCCCGGATAATGTGGTCTTACAGTACAAGACGCGGCTAGCCTACACGAACATGATGTTGAACGAGCATGAATTTCCACTGGAAATAATTGCCTGCAAGATCATTCCACTTACCAAAGAAGAATGA
- a CDS encoding ABC-three component system middle component 2: MGIDNMAFPFNNTVETAFRTLSVLDAIYPRSVDLELLVCLDYICVHSADFFVGIESLHPENPNRTGEVLVRRTIIEDALNFLHAKNLICVNYLPSGIEYKATDLATSFLDRVSAPYSVALVARANMIAQHLQQTDNAAIAGMVKEKTFNYAFQSRT, from the coding sequence ATGGGTATAGATAACATGGCCTTCCCGTTCAACAATACAGTAGAAACTGCTTTTCGAACACTAAGCGTTTTGGATGCCATCTATCCCAGGTCGGTAGATTTGGAGTTGTTGGTATGTTTGGATTATATCTGTGTGCATAGTGCAGATTTCTTTGTAGGTATTGAGAGTCTGCACCCTGAAAACCCCAATAGAACGGGAGAGGTGTTGGTGCGCCGCACGATTATTGAAGACGCCCTCAATTTTTTACACGCTAAAAACCTAATCTGCGTGAATTATTTGCCGTCAGGAATCGAGTATAAGGCCACCGATCTGGCTACTAGTTTCCTGGATCGCGTGTCGGCCCCCTATTCCGTAGCGTTGGTTGCAAGGGCTAACATGATAGCACAACATCTGCAACAAACAGATAATGCCGCCATCGCAGGCATGGTCAAAGAAAAGACATTTAATTATGCATTCCAATCAAGGACTTAA
- a CDS encoding ABC-three component system protein, whose product MSSVIPNASVVTNGRPILPVVRIETFSPDEWETFVQEWLSVRTGHTYHSIEKFAGAGDKGVDVAAYISDPREMGYTWDCYQCKHYNNPLSPSQMWGEIGKFIYFCSTGHLKVPDKYYFVAPKGCGGDFSRLLQNPANLKQGLIDNWAGYCEKKITKGADITLDGALRTYVDNFDFSIFDKVTPATMVEEFKRHNNYYIWFGGGLPVREAMDENAIPSTVQALESTYVAQLLLAYGTASGATFSDVSTLGPPYESHFRRARINFHYAEQLRTLYRDSLPVGTFERFQDDIYQGIANICEDTHTNGFVKVKAVETQATVVDIPSNPLKDVSINKDKIGVCHQLCNENKIKWV is encoded by the coding sequence TTGAGTAGCGTTATTCCTAATGCGTCGGTTGTGACCAATGGAAGACCAATTTTGCCCGTTGTTCGAATAGAAACATTTTCGCCTGATGAGTGGGAGACTTTTGTTCAAGAATGGCTTTCTGTTAGAACGGGTCACACCTATCATTCCATAGAAAAGTTTGCCGGTGCAGGCGACAAAGGCGTTGATGTTGCCGCGTATATATCAGACCCAAGAGAAATGGGATACACCTGGGATTGCTATCAGTGTAAGCATTACAACAATCCTCTTTCCCCGTCTCAAATGTGGGGCGAGATTGGCAAGTTCATTTATTTTTGTTCTACCGGCCATTTAAAGGTTCCAGACAAGTATTACTTTGTTGCTCCAAAAGGCTGCGGAGGCGATTTTTCGAGGTTATTGCAAAATCCAGCTAACCTTAAACAAGGCTTGATTGACAACTGGGCAGGTTATTGTGAGAAAAAAATCACGAAAGGTGCAGATATAACCCTTGATGGAGCGCTTCGCACTTATGTAGACAACTTCGACTTCAGCATATTTGACAAAGTTACTCCGGCCACAATGGTAGAAGAATTCAAGAGACATAATAATTATTATATATGGTTTGGAGGAGGGCTGCCTGTAAGGGAAGCAATGGATGAAAATGCTATACCATCTACCGTGCAAGCACTTGAAAGCACCTATGTAGCTCAACTGCTACTTGCCTATGGTACTGCTTCGGGGGCTACTTTTTCAGATGTCAGTACACTTGGCCCTCCCTACGAAAGCCATTTTAGAAGGGCGCGTATTAATTTTCATTATGCCGAACAGCTAAGAACATTATATCGGGATAGTTTACCTGTAGGTACGTTTGAACGCTTTCAGGATGATATCTATCAGGGCATCGCTAATATCTGCGAAGATACCCATACTAATGGTTTTGTCAAGGTAAAGGCAGTAGAAACGCAGGCAACCGTTGTCGACATCCCCTCCAATCCGCTCAAGGACGTAAGTATCAATAAAGATAAGATTGGTGTATGCCATCAGTTGTGTAATGAAAACAAAATAAAATGGGTATAG